The Trinickia acidisoli genome includes a window with the following:
- a CDS encoding DUF3455 domain-containing protein: protein MKSQSRLTKRLAALGVAAAACSMLASPASAQGVSPATASTLDVPGTQVVVSLEASGVQIYTCKQKSDGTLEWTLRAPDAYLYDDAGALAVHHVAGPSWRANDGSRIEGKVLHQAPSSTPNSIPQLLLTTQSVGAKGMLSDVRYVQRLATVGGVAPSRACAKVGEEGRSPYLARYVFLR from the coding sequence ATGAAATCGCAATCTAGGCTCACGAAACGGCTCGCCGCACTAGGCGTCGCTGCTGCCGCCTGCTCTATGCTCGCATCGCCGGCCTCGGCGCAAGGTGTTTCACCCGCCACCGCCAGTACGCTCGACGTTCCAGGCACGCAGGTTGTGGTATCGCTCGAAGCGAGCGGGGTGCAAATCTACACCTGCAAACAGAAAAGCGACGGCACGCTCGAGTGGACGTTGAGAGCGCCGGATGCGTATCTGTACGACGACGCGGGTGCGCTCGCGGTGCATCACGTTGCGGGGCCGTCGTGGCGTGCAAACGACGGCAGTCGAATCGAGGGAAAGGTGCTTCATCAGGCGCCCAGCAGCACGCCGAACAGCATCCCTCAACTGTTGCTCACCACCCAAAGCGTCGGCGCGAAGGGCATGCTCTCGGACGTGCGGTACGTGCAGCGGCTCGCCACCGTTGGCGGCGTCGCTCCGTCTCGTGCCTGCGCGAAAGTCGGCGAAGAAGGTCGTTCGCCCTA